In Geotalea uraniireducens, one genomic interval encodes:
- a CDS encoding protein-glutamate methylesterase/protein-glutamine glutaminase, with protein sequence MLSNVSSRLRVLVVDDSSFMRMVIRSVLEKDPAIEVVGIAVDGLEGVEKALALKPDVITMDIEMPRLDGISALKQIMAKCPTRVLMVSTLTCEGARATFDALDAGAIDYIPKNVTDSIDAQKIFKEELLRKVKGAGSSFFRRVPMAPPHTAAVKLPPPSRPAPARLAGSKYHVVGIGASTGGPVALQEVLGRIPATFSHPIVVAIHMPKAFTGPYAERLNSKCSIQVKEATDGDILQPGVALVAPGGRHTALIRQGNSLAIRTYPPAEFPQYIYIPSVDHMLTSLADACNGAMLGVILTGMGSDGFKGMKHLKEKGGGTIVQDEATSTIYGMPRACIEGRVADIILPLGQIGAEISRLSG encoded by the coding sequence ATGCTTTCTAACGTATCAAGCCGCTTGCGGGTCCTGGTTGTTGATGACTCGTCGTTCATGAGAATGGTAATCAGGAGCGTCCTCGAAAAGGATCCAGCCATCGAGGTGGTCGGTATTGCGGTCGATGGTTTGGAGGGAGTGGAGAAGGCGCTGGCTCTCAAGCCTGATGTCATTACGATGGACATCGAGATGCCCCGGCTCGACGGGATTTCCGCCCTCAAGCAGATCATGGCCAAATGCCCCACGCGGGTCCTCATGGTTTCCACCCTGACGTGCGAAGGCGCCAGAGCAACTTTCGATGCCCTGGACGCCGGAGCAATCGATTACATCCCCAAGAATGTCACCGATAGCATTGATGCGCAAAAGATCTTTAAAGAAGAGTTGCTGCGGAAGGTCAAGGGGGCCGGGAGTTCGTTTTTCCGCCGCGTACCAATGGCGCCCCCCCATACCGCCGCAGTAAAGCTTCCTCCGCCATCCCGGCCGGCACCAGCCAGACTTGCCGGCAGCAAGTATCATGTCGTGGGGATCGGCGCATCCACTGGTGGGCCGGTCGCCCTTCAGGAGGTCCTCGGCCGGATTCCCGCCACCTTCTCCCATCCGATCGTGGTGGCGATCCATATGCCGAAAGCATTTACGGGTCCCTACGCCGAACGGCTCAACAGCAAATGTTCAATCCAGGTCAAAGAAGCAACCGATGGCGACATCCTGCAGCCAGGAGTCGCCCTCGTCGCCCCGGGAGGGCGGCATACCGCTCTGATCCGCCAGGGGAACAGCCTGGCGATCCGCACTTATCCTCCTGCGGAGTTTCCGCAGTACATCTACATCCCGTCTGTCGACCACATGTTGACCTCCCTTGCCGACGCCTGCAACGGCGCCATGCTCGGCGTGATCCTGACAGGAATGGGCAGCGATGGCTTCAAAGGGATGAAGCACCTGAAAGAAAAAGGGGGGGGGACAATCGTTCAGGATGAGGCAACCTCCACCATCTACGGCATGCCCCGGGCGTGCATTGAGGGAAGAGTCGCCGACATCATCCTGCCACTGGGACAAATCGGTGCGGAAATCAGCCGGCTGAGCGGCTGA
- a CDS encoding HDOD domain-containing protein: MEISRKMEKAAALIKGMTDLPTIPAVATQVLALLDQPDVDIDQVVELIFTDQVMAARVLKMVNSPLYRPANEITSLKGALVYLGLRHIREFILTCSFIQSFEGKDGVLGIQPFWEHSFGVGIVARLIAEKVGYHDTEKAYIGGVIHDIGEVFLSYYLQEDFQKIVDSIKDKPYQLVRAEEEFLGTTHCEIGLCLADAWHFPDDYKEVIAHHHAPQEAKNAPRLTAIVNLADLFCTVRNLDYGGKEWVSFSLADEPAWGMLHGSDSKLGSLDIERFCYELDDQIEEIQQLVGNIFKDK; the protein is encoded by the coding sequence GTGGAAATATCCCGCAAAATGGAAAAAGCCGCTGCGCTTATCAAGGGAATGACAGACCTGCCCACGATTCCGGCCGTTGCGACTCAGGTCCTTGCCCTTCTTGATCAGCCAGACGTCGATATAGACCAAGTCGTCGAGCTGATCTTCACCGACCAGGTAATGGCTGCCCGGGTGCTGAAAATGGTCAATTCTCCCCTCTACCGGCCAGCTAACGAGATCACCTCGTTGAAAGGAGCACTTGTCTATCTCGGGCTTCGGCATATCCGGGAATTTATCCTGACCTGCTCATTCATTCAAAGCTTTGAAGGCAAAGATGGGGTTTTGGGTATCCAGCCTTTCTGGGAGCATTCGTTCGGCGTCGGGATCGTCGCGCGACTGATTGCGGAAAAGGTGGGCTATCACGACACGGAAAAAGCATACATCGGCGGCGTAATCCACGATATCGGCGAAGTCTTTCTCAGTTATTACCTACAGGAGGATTTCCAGAAGATAGTCGACTCAATCAAAGATAAGCCCTATCAACTTGTTCGAGCAGAAGAGGAATTCCTCGGCACTACTCACTGCGAAATCGGTCTTTGCCTTGCCGATGCCTGGCATTTCCCCGATGACTACAAAGAAGTCATCGCCCATCACCATGCACCACAGGAAGCCAAAAATGCCCCGCGGCTGACAGCCATCGTCAATCTGGCCGACCTTTTCTGCACGGTACGGAATCTTGATTACGGCGGCAAGGAGTGGGTAAGCTTCTCTCTCGCCGACGAGCCGGCCTGGGGGATGCTGCACGGCTCTGATTCTAAGCTGGGGAGCCTGGACATCGAACGCTTCTGCTATGAGTTGGATGACCAGATCGAGGAAATCCAGCAGTTGGTCGGCAACATCTTTAAAGACAAGTGA
- a CDS encoding CheR family methyltransferase, giving the protein MTEGMTVKLSDKDFEVLRDFIYNHCGIYFHTSKKYFLESRIARRMEATNAKSHTAYLSLVKNGGLRSEELNKLLVEITTNETCFFRNPPQLKALENVFLPEIVAVKGKIGFRKLKIWSAGSSSGEEAYTMAMMLLEKRPTILKDWIIEIAGTDINEEVITQAREGIYNSYSVRNTPEFYRKKYFREEPGGRFILSPEVKKLVTFSHLNLYDDSKMVFMKSFDFIFCANVLIYFDLASKTKVVQHYYNNLQPYGYFFVGQSESLHGVNDKFKTVHFPGGFAYKK; this is encoded by the coding sequence ATGACTGAAGGAATGACGGTTAAGCTTTCCGACAAGGACTTCGAAGTCCTCAGGGACTTCATTTACAATCATTGTGGTATCTACTTTCATACCAGCAAAAAGTATTTCCTCGAAAGCCGTATTGCCCGCCGAATGGAAGCGACCAACGCCAAAAGCCATACGGCCTACCTGTCGCTCGTCAAAAATGGAGGATTGCGTTCTGAAGAACTGAACAAGCTGCTGGTCGAAATCACCACCAATGAAACATGTTTTTTCCGCAATCCTCCCCAGCTCAAAGCGCTGGAAAATGTCTTCCTCCCTGAAATCGTCGCTGTCAAGGGGAAGATCGGCTTCAGAAAATTGAAGATATGGAGCGCCGGCTCGTCATCAGGTGAAGAAGCCTACACCATGGCAATGATGTTACTTGAGAAACGGCCGACCATCCTCAAAGACTGGATCATCGAAATTGCTGGCACCGACATCAATGAGGAAGTCATCACCCAAGCACGGGAGGGGATTTACAACTCCTATTCCGTCAGGAACACGCCGGAGTTTTATCGGAAAAAATATTTCCGCGAAGAGCCGGGCGGACGATTCATCCTCTCACCTGAGGTAAAGAAACTGGTTACCTTCTCCCATCTCAACCTTTACGATGACTCGAAAATGGTTTTCATGAAGAGCTTCGACTTTATCTTCTGCGCCAACGTACTCATCTATTTTGACCTGGCGTCCAAGACCAAGGTCGTTCAGCACTATTACAACAACCTTCAGCCTTACGGCTATTTTTTCGTTGGCCAGTCCGAATCTCTCCACGGGGTGAACGATAAGTTCAAAACGGTCCACTTCCCGGGGGGCTTTGCCTACAAGAAATGA
- a CDS encoding chemotaxis protein CheA, translated as MAIECDDQELLDGFLTETAELLEKLDDDLVALEKSPSDADLLNSIFRSIHTVKGASSFLGFELLVKVTHKTEDVLNRLRRGELVVTPEIMDVVLEAIDLVKLLVSDIKAGEIIEREVDGTIDKLVPLLSENAKEATVLKPAVAADAPPPSSQQLSATPEQPAAPVQEAPSPEPQPAPQETAPAKKAAPQPRATNTPALKEADKKVDELSDNSTVRVDVKRLDDLMNQVGELVLERNRMMQLNTDFHGGSNEVAFGEEFSKLSKRISFVTSELQMQVLKMRMIPVEKVFKKFPRIVRNLARDLGKEVDLIVLGEETELDRSVVDEIGDPLIHLIRNAMDHGLETPEERVAASKPRKGTLILSAAHEGNQIVISIKDNGRGIDTEKVARKAREKGLVTDEQLAAMGQREILDLIFLPGFSTKENATDLSGRGVGMDVVKTNIKKLNGIIDIRSEMGQGSEFILKLPLTLAIIQSLLVEVEDETYSIPLAAVLETLRVEESEFHTIGGQEVLKLRDSVLPLMRLQRVFNIEPSERSRTACYVVVVGIAEKRVGLIVSRLLGQQEVAIKSLGKYLANLPGIAGSTILGDGRVTLIIDPAGLMENSDGAGGRVAA; from the coding sequence ATGGCAATAGAATGCGATGACCAAGAACTTCTAGATGGCTTTCTGACCGAAACGGCAGAGCTCCTGGAAAAACTTGACGATGACTTGGTGGCTTTGGAAAAATCTCCTTCAGACGCCGATCTGCTCAATAGTATCTTCCGTTCGATCCATACGGTGAAGGGAGCCTCGAGCTTTCTCGGCTTCGAGCTGCTCGTCAAAGTGACCCATAAAACCGAAGACGTCCTGAATCGGTTACGACGTGGCGAGCTGGTCGTTACTCCCGAAATCATGGACGTCGTACTGGAAGCGATTGATCTGGTCAAGCTACTGGTAAGCGACATCAAGGCGGGGGAGATCATCGAGCGGGAAGTCGATGGCACAATCGACAAACTGGTGCCCCTCCTTTCCGAAAACGCCAAGGAAGCGACCGTGCTCAAGCCCGCTGTTGCTGCCGACGCACCTCCTCCCTCTTCACAACAACTCTCCGCCACACCGGAACAGCCTGCTGCTCCGGTACAAGAAGCGCCTTCGCCCGAGCCTCAGCCCGCCCCGCAGGAGACCGCGCCGGCAAAGAAGGCAGCGCCGCAACCGCGAGCCACCAATACCCCGGCACTCAAAGAAGCCGACAAAAAGGTCGATGAGCTGTCGGATAATTCGACCGTACGTGTCGACGTCAAGCGCCTCGACGACCTGATGAATCAAGTTGGTGAATTGGTGCTTGAGCGCAACCGAATGATGCAGCTCAACACCGATTTCCATGGCGGCAGCAACGAGGTCGCTTTCGGAGAAGAGTTTAGCAAGCTTTCCAAACGCATCAGCTTTGTCACCTCGGAACTGCAGATGCAGGTTCTGAAGATGCGCATGATTCCCGTAGAGAAAGTATTCAAGAAATTCCCCCGGATAGTTCGCAACCTCGCTCGCGATCTCGGCAAGGAAGTGGATCTGATCGTCCTTGGCGAAGAAACCGAACTTGACCGCTCGGTCGTCGACGAGATTGGTGATCCGCTCATCCACCTGATTCGAAACGCAATGGATCATGGGCTGGAAACCCCTGAGGAACGAGTGGCGGCCAGCAAGCCGCGCAAGGGGACACTCATCCTTTCTGCAGCCCACGAAGGGAACCAGATCGTTATCAGCATCAAAGACAACGGCCGAGGTATCGATACCGAAAAAGTTGCCCGGAAAGCGCGGGAAAAAGGGCTGGTGACCGACGAGCAACTGGCGGCCATGGGCCAGCGGGAAATCCTTGACTTGATCTTCCTTCCCGGATTCTCAACCAAAGAAAACGCTACCGACCTCTCAGGCCGTGGCGTCGGCATGGATGTGGTCAAGACCAACATCAAGAAACTCAACGGGATCATTGATATCCGTTCGGAGATGGGACAGGGTTCGGAATTTATCCTTAAACTGCCTTTGACCCTGGCAATCATCCAATCGCTTCTTGTCGAAGTTGAAGACGAGACTTATTCGATCCCCCTGGCTGCCGTTCTTGAGACCCTGCGCGTTGAGGAGAGCGAATTTCACACCATCGGCGGCCAGGAAGTCCTTAAACTCCGGGATTCCGTCCTTCCGCTCATGCGACTGCAACGAGTTTTCAACATAGAACCAAGCGAGCGGAGCCGTACTGCGTGTTATGTGGTAGTGGTTGGGATCGCTGAAAAAAGAGTCGGGCTGATCGTTTCGCGGTTACTTGGGCAGCAGGAAGTTGCCATAAAATCCCTTGGCAAGTATCTGGCGAACCTCCCCGGCATTGCCGGCTCGACAATCCTGGGCGACGGGCGAGTCACGCTGATTATCGATCCGGCCGGCCTTATGGAAAACAGCGACGGCGCCGGCGGGCGCGTTGCTGCCTAG
- a CDS encoding chemotaxis protein CheW, which yields METALQPKVEETRSELIQLVSFKLEEEEYGVNVLKVREIIRMPAITRVPNTPHYIEGVINLRGKVIPIISMRKRFGLPEGDISSQTRIMVMDMDGELMGFVVDAVSEVIRISESEIQPPPAVVNSAVEQECLSGVINQTERLLFFLDLEKLITQDERRLFASAML from the coding sequence ATGGAAACGGCGTTGCAACCAAAGGTTGAGGAAACAAGAAGTGAGCTGATCCAACTGGTCAGCTTTAAGCTTGAGGAAGAAGAATATGGTGTCAATGTTCTTAAAGTTCGCGAAATCATTCGTATGCCCGCCATCACCCGGGTTCCGAACACCCCTCACTATATCGAGGGGGTCATCAACTTGCGCGGCAAGGTGATCCCCATCATTTCGATGCGCAAGCGTTTCGGCCTGCCAGAAGGTGATATCAGCAGTCAGACCAGAATAATGGTTATGGACATGGATGGCGAGTTAATGGGCTTTGTTGTTGATGCCGTATCCGAGGTCATCCGCATTTCCGAAAGCGAAATCCAACCGCCGCCCGCCGTGGTGAATAGTGCCGTGGAGCAGGAATGTCTCTCCGGAGTCATCAACCAGACGGAGCGGCTGCTGTTCTTCCTTGATCTTGAAAAACTGATCACGCAGGATGAACGCCGTCTGTTCGCCAGCGCAATGCTCTAA